One genomic region from Deltaproteobacteria bacterium encodes:
- a CDS encoding extracellular solute-binding protein — protein sequence MMRKTLLIGCLVIAGLFLWGPMGFAVEKFMQGPEVANVDWTSHKGETLTIGLNKHPFTESLRPLLPEFEALTGIRVAYIILPEQEYFEKLLIDLSSGAGVFDVYMTSPMFEWRYQYAGWIEDLWPYFNNSELTDKEWYNRDDFIATVMNANNWDGTIGGGMGKGQWNAIPVMVEYYVQAYREDLRKKWGLTVPKDYPEWYDVVVKANEAGGPDFFGIVERGIRSWSTVHSGYFTGFNSWGQKDLTKDLHAAINTKPAKEFTEIWVKALQDAGPPGWPTYTWYDAKQSFAAGRFYMYNDCDFFAASYEDPEKSKIAGKVGYALPPAGPDGRIVSNMWTWSLAMSSLSRHKEAAWLFLEWATSRKTMIDSTVKYNNFNPTRRSIWNDPAVVEKIHPWGAYPGEYKKNVDLLYDKYGDIRWTPNPDVTTVGDIWCDALHESYARQKSVSKALDDSAKRINRVMRKWRMSLGIKD from the coding sequence TGGACCTCTCACAAAGGGGAGACACTGACCATCGGGTTGAACAAGCACCCCTTTACCGAGTCACTCCGTCCATTGCTTCCTGAGTTCGAGGCGTTGACCGGGATCCGAGTGGCCTACATTATCCTGCCTGAACAGGAGTACTTCGAGAAGCTCCTCATCGACCTTTCCAGTGGGGCCGGGGTATTCGATGTCTACATGACCTCGCCCATGTTTGAATGGCGGTATCAGTACGCCGGCTGGATAGAGGACCTCTGGCCCTACTTCAACAACTCCGAACTCACCGACAAGGAATGGTACAACCGGGATGACTTCATCGCCACGGTCATGAATGCCAACAACTGGGATGGCACCATCGGCGGTGGAATGGGAAAGGGACAGTGGAACGCCATTCCTGTCATGGTCGAGTATTACGTTCAGGCTTACCGTGAGGACTTGAGAAAGAAGTGGGGCCTGACCGTTCCTAAGGACTACCCCGAGTGGTACGATGTGGTGGTGAAGGCCAACGAGGCCGGCGGTCCGGACTTCTTCGGTATCGTGGAAAGGGGTATCAGGAGCTGGTCGACGGTTCATTCCGGGTACTTCACCGGATTCAATTCCTGGGGGCAGAAGGATCTCACGAAAGATCTCCACGCCGCCATCAACACCAAACCGGCCAAAGAGTTTACAGAGATCTGGGTGAAGGCGCTGCAGGATGCCGGCCCTCCGGGATGGCCCACATATACGTGGTATGATGCGAAGCAGAGCTTTGCGGCGGGCAGGTTTTACATGTACAACGACTGTGATTTCTTTGCCGCGAGCTACGAGGATCCGGAGAAGTCGAAGATTGCCGGCAAGGTCGGCTATGCACTTCCACCGGCCGGCCCGGATGGAAGGATAGTCTCCAACATGTGGACCTGGTCGTTGGCCATGAGCAGCCTGTCCAGGCACAAAGAGGCGGCCTGGTTGTTCCTGGAATGGGCGACCTCCAGAAAGACGATGATCGACAGTACGGTGAAGTACAACAATTTCAACCCCACACGGAGATCCATCTGGAATGACCCGGCGGTTGTTGAGAAGATCCATCCCTGGGGAGCGTATCCAGGGGAGTATAAGAAGAATGTCGATCTGCTCTACGACAAGTACGGCGACATCCGGTGGACCCCCAACCCCGATGTGACCACTGTCGGCGATATCTGGTGTGACGCCCTCCACGAGTCCTATGCCCGGCAGAAGAGCGTCAGCAAAGCACTGGATGACTCGGCAAAGCGGATCAACAGGGTGATGAGGAAGTGGCGCATGTCGCTTGGAATCAAGGATTAG
- a CDS encoding sugar ABC transporter permease: protein MREEAGSKRASGAISEVTAAHRTGGVAGWFKRTKRRIITPRTIPYFLYLPCFVITVGILYPFFRSVYFSFTDYNLTYRTAFFIGFENYIEMLTSADFWNSVRATLTYAGWATGVELVLGFAMALLLLKPIRGRTIYRAIILLPFMIPPVIEAIMMRLMLAPVIGVVNYLGSFVGMPRLGWFGEASTAMLSVVLIDVHNFTPFAAIILLAGLQSLPARPFEAARVDGASTWFIFRKLTIPLLKPVIYVVVLFRLIESLIMFDMIYAGTKGGPAKATMTLHLNAYYYAMRWTMMGEAFVQLVILWGIVFVCSFIIVRAWRRALGTRLI from the coding sequence ATGAGAGAAGAAGCCGGTAGCAAGAGAGCGAGTGGAGCGATTTCCGAAGTTACCGCAGCCCACCGGACAGGGGGGGTGGCGGGCTGGTTCAAGCGGACAAAGAGGAGGATCATAACCCCCCGGACGATCCCTTATTTTTTGTATCTGCCGTGCTTTGTCATTACCGTCGGTATTCTGTATCCCTTTTTTCGTTCCGTTTATTTCAGCTTTACCGATTACAACCTCACCTACCGAACGGCCTTTTTCATAGGGTTTGAGAATTACATCGAAATGCTGACCTCAGCGGATTTCTGGAACTCCGTGAGGGCCACGCTCACCTATGCGGGTTGGGCCACCGGCGTGGAACTCGTGCTGGGTTTTGCCATGGCTCTGCTCCTGCTCAAGCCCATCCGTGGCCGGACGATCTACCGGGCGATCATCCTGTTGCCCTTCATGATACCTCCCGTCATCGAGGCCATCATGATGCGGCTCATGCTGGCCCCGGTCATCGGGGTGGTGAACTACCTCGGGTCTTTTGTCGGTATGCCCCGGCTGGGATGGTTCGGAGAGGCGAGCACGGCCATGCTCTCGGTGGTTCTCATCGATGTCCACAATTTCACCCCCTTTGCCGCCATCATTCTTCTGGCGGGCTTGCAGTCGCTCCCTGCCCGGCCCTTTGAGGCGGCACGAGTCGACGGGGCTTCCACCTGGTTTATTTTCAGGAAGCTGACCATCCCCCTGCTGAAGCCGGTCATCTACGTGGTGGTGCTCTTCAGGTTGATCGAGTCTCTGATCATGTTTGACATGATCTACGCCGGAACCAAGGGAGGACCGGCAAAGGCCACCATGACCCTCCACCTCAACGCTTACTACTATGCGATGCGATGGACGATGATGGGTGAGGCCTTTGTCCAGCTTGTCATCCTTTGGGGCATCGTCTTTGTCTGTTCTTTCATCATCGTGCGGGCCTGGAGAAGAGCTCTGGGAACGAGGCTGATCTAG